In Dyadobacter subterraneus, a single genomic region encodes these proteins:
- a CDS encoding SDR family oxidoreductase codes for MQNIKGKVVAITGASSGMGKAIAIELAKNGAKVVLAARRTEQLQQIVKEIESKGGFTTFAKIDVKNKADLVRLVNTAVERYGKLDVIVNKAGVSQLSRIDELDIEGWEEMIDINLKGFLYGMAAAIPVFKQQQSGHIVNIISTSGIKIVPTQGVYAGTKNAIRTIAEAFRQESNGNIRITGISPGFVKTDFANNIKNEEMKTAVQKGMDQIAINPLAIANAVFYAISQPNDVEIGDIVIRPSKQN; via the coding sequence GTGCAAAATATTAAAGGAAAAGTAGTTGCTATTACAGGTGCAAGTAGTGGAATGGGCAAAGCCATTGCAATAGAATTAGCAAAAAACGGTGCAAAGGTTGTTCTGGCTGCAAGGCGAACAGAACAATTACAACAAATTGTTAAAGAAATTGAAAGCAAAGGTGGCTTCACCACCTTTGCTAAAATTGATGTGAAGAATAAAGCCGATTTAGTCCGGTTGGTAAATACAGCAGTTGAGCGATACGGAAAATTAGATGTCATTGTAAACAAAGCAGGTGTTAGCCAATTAAGTCGTATTGACGAATTAGATATTGAAGGTTGGGAAGAAATGATTGACATTAACCTCAAAGGTTTTTTGTATGGAATGGCGGCTGCAATTCCCGTTTTTAAACAACAACAATCGGGACATATCGTCAATATCATTTCAACGTCAGGCATAAAGATTGTACCAACGCAAGGTGTTTATGCAGGAACTAAAAACGCTATTCGCACTATTGCAGAAGCATTTCGTCAGGAGTCAAACGGAAACATACGCATTACAGGCATTTCGCCCGGGTTTGTAAAAACAGACTTTGCGAACAACATAAAAAACGAAGAAATGAAAACAGCTGTTCAAAAAGGAATGGATCAAATTGCCATAAATCCCTTAGCCATTGCCAATGCTGTCTTTTATGCAATAAGTCAACCAAACGATGTTGAAATCGGCGATATTGTTATTCGTCCATCAAAACAAAATTGA
- a CDS encoding SDR family NAD(P)-dependent oxidoreductase, protein MKEYILLTGASSGIGYEMANQLASKKFSLILVARTESKLQQMQTELTSKYGIAVEYYAADLFDVNAATSLYKAVKQENFIVTHLVNNAAVGNYGHFTETPLEEELSMIQLNISSLVVLSKLFAQDMVSRKSGRIMNVGSVVSFLPMPYFSVYSATKAFVRAFSETLDAELDGTGVTVISLYPGTVDTGFTTAEMASTNLHKTKPMHPKEVAKQGVKHLLEGNGKKVVGFQNWFNSKLPNFVPDRIMMKIKKGLASQRK, encoded by the coding sequence ATGAAAGAATACATACTGCTCACCGGGGCATCATCCGGTATTGGTTATGAGATGGCCAATCAATTGGCTTCGAAAAAATTCAGCCTGATATTGGTCGCCCGCACCGAATCCAAATTGCAGCAGATGCAAACTGAATTGACAAGTAAATACGGGATCGCAGTTGAGTACTATGCTGCCGACCTCTTTGATGTAAATGCTGCGACGAGCCTATACAAAGCAGTGAAGCAGGAAAACTTTATAGTGACACACCTGGTCAATAATGCGGCTGTAGGCAACTATGGCCATTTCACTGAAACGCCTTTGGAAGAAGAACTCAGCATGATTCAGTTAAATATTTCCAGCCTGGTGGTACTTTCCAAGCTCTTTGCACAAGATATGGTCAGCCGCAAGTCAGGACGGATCATGAATGTAGGCTCAGTGGTTTCATTTTTACCAATGCCCTATTTTTCTGTTTATTCTGCTACCAAAGCCTTTGTAAGGGCATTTAGCGAAACACTTGATGCAGAATTGGACGGCACTGGTGTTACCGTTATCTCTCTATATCCAGGTACAGTAGATACTGGTTTTACAACCGCTGAGATGGCATCTACCAATCTTCACAAAACCAAACCCATGCATCCCAAAGAAGTGGCAAAGCAGGGTGTAAAACATCTTTTGGAAGGCAACGGGAAAAAAGTAGTGGGTTTTCAAAACTGGTTTAACTCTAAACTCCCAAACTTTGTGCCTGACCGTATCATGATGAAGATTAAGAAGGGCTTGGCCAGTCAACGGAAATAA
- a CDS encoding helix-turn-helix transcriptional regulator: protein MQIQLDTAKGLGMMQILAAAAGHEINNGVLQMPENVGAGYIKKIDLGPMMSLAVHHYELRKDFTLDVPSHISKKNWVTFSFRNILLLNGTLPCVQVSSAGVNLHMFFPALTKINTILIHIHRDLLKELAGSAHNNKILQTIIQASQPFLYEEICSPQILNTAAETMEAGAHPALQHFYHRISAEQLICHLFNELLKRKTETDYQVNLTDLKMIYEIRDKLIANLSVTPNLTQMAALAHMSVSKINRLFKQVFGTTICNYHQKLRINKAAELIKNQQYSVTQAGYELGFSNLSHFTRVFVKHIGIKPKKFSSGWLDSLAIN, encoded by the coding sequence ATGCAGATTCAGTTAGATACAGCGAAGGGATTAGGCATGATGCAGATCCTCGCAGCGGCAGCAGGCCATGAGATAAACAATGGCGTTTTGCAGATGCCGGAAAATGTTGGTGCGGGATACATCAAAAAAATTGATTTGGGTCCGATGATGAGCCTGGCTGTCCATCACTATGAGCTTCGCAAGGATTTCACATTAGACGTACCTTCCCATATCAGTAAGAAAAATTGGGTCACATTTAGTTTTCGAAACATTTTACTTTTAAACGGGACGCTGCCTTGTGTTCAGGTAAGTTCGGCTGGCGTGAATCTTCATATGTTTTTTCCTGCCTTAACAAAAATCAATACGATTCTCATACATATTCACAGAGATCTACTTAAAGAATTGGCTGGCAGCGCGCATAACAATAAAATACTGCAAACGATCATTCAAGCCAGTCAGCCATTTTTGTATGAAGAAATCTGTTCACCGCAGATACTTAATACGGCTGCAGAAACAATGGAAGCAGGCGCGCATCCCGCGTTACAGCATTTTTACCACCGGATAAGCGCAGAACAACTCATCTGCCATCTTTTTAATGAATTACTTAAACGAAAAACTGAAACGGATTACCAGGTCAACCTTACTGACCTTAAAATGATTTACGAAATTCGCGACAAGCTTATTGCTAATTTAAGTGTCACTCCAAATCTTACCCAGATGGCTGCATTAGCACATATGAGTGTAAGCAAAATAAACAGGCTATTCAAACAGGTCTTTGGGACTACGATCTGTAATTACCATCAGAAACTGCGTATCAATAAAGCGGCCGAGCTGATAAAGAATCAGCAGTACTCTGTAACACAGGCCGGTTATGAACTCGGCTTTTCCAATCTCAGCCATTTTACCAGGGTCTTCGTAAAACACATTGGCATAAAGCCGAAGAAATTCTCATCCGGCTGGTTAGATTCATTAGCTATAAATTAA
- a CDS encoding helix-turn-helix domain-containing protein produces the protein MQQQSNISHIQSISQLVRVLGFPAPLHPLITLVDYNNVSIDLFPKGQKVSLDFYKISFKPTFTGHIKYGQGYYDFEEGGLAFLKPKQIVFPPEDIESYEGIALYFHPDFIRNYQLGETIHQYGFFSYDVSEALFLSAKEKVVIANLFASIANELHNDIDKFSQDVLVSQIELLLNYSNRFYNRQFITRRAVNHEIVTALDKLLDNYFEENSLKKGLPSVRYVSTELRLSQRYLSDMLSSLTGLNTQQYIQHAIIEKAKEKLSTTNLSVSEIAYELGFEHSQSFSKLFKTKAKVSPLEFRQSFN, from the coding sequence ATGCAACAACAATCCAACATCAGTCACATTCAAAGTATATCGCAACTTGTGCGTGTCTTGGGATTTCCTGCACCATTGCACCCATTGATCACCTTGGTTGATTATAATAACGTTTCGATTGACCTGTTTCCAAAAGGCCAAAAAGTAAGTCTTGATTTTTACAAGATTTCCTTTAAGCCTACATTCACCGGACACATAAAATACGGACAGGGCTATTACGATTTTGAAGAAGGCGGATTGGCATTTCTGAAGCCAAAACAAATTGTTTTTCCACCAGAAGACATAGAGAGCTATGAAGGTATCGCTTTGTATTTCCATCCGGACTTCATACGGAATTATCAATTAGGAGAAACCATACATCAATATGGCTTTTTCTCTTACGACGTTTCAGAAGCTTTATTTTTATCGGCAAAAGAAAAAGTAGTTATAGCCAATTTGTTTGCCTCCATAGCCAACGAATTACACAACGATATCGACAAATTCAGTCAGGATGTTTTGGTGTCGCAAATAGAATTGTTACTGAATTACAGCAATCGTTTTTACAACAGGCAATTTATTACCAGGAGAGCTGTCAATCACGAAATCGTAACTGCTTTGGACAAACTTTTAGACAACTATTTTGAAGAAAACAGTCTGAAAAAGGGTTTGCCATCCGTGAGATATGTCAGCACTGAATTAAGGCTGTCGCAACGCTATTTAAGTGATATGCTGAGTTCATTGACAGGTCTAAACACACAACAATATATTCAGCATGCCATCATAGAAAAAGCCAAAGAAAAACTATCAACGACAAATCTATCCGTTTCGGAAATTGCTTATGAACTGGGCTTTGAACATTCACAGTCGTTCAGCAAACTTTTCAAGACGAAGGCAAAGGTTTCGCCTCTTGAGTTCAGACAGTCTTTTAATTAA
- a CDS encoding winged helix-turn-helix transcriptional regulator — translation MDEKKIPNYHSADECPITATIDVIGGKWKPPIIWLLLKGPMRFGELHKTIPTMALKVLSRTLKEMEADGIIKRKAFPEIPPRVEYSLSRKGESLRQIMTLMSEWSREHIINQVPGEQ, via the coding sequence ATGGACGAAAAAAAAATACCGAATTATCACAGTGCCGACGAGTGCCCCATTACAGCTACCATAGATGTGATCGGTGGCAAGTGGAAACCACCAATTATCTGGCTGTTATTAAAGGGGCCTATGCGGTTCGGAGAACTGCATAAAACCATTCCAACCATGGCGTTGAAAGTATTGTCCCGGACTTTGAAAGAAATGGAGGCCGATGGTATCATTAAACGTAAAGCCTTTCCGGAAATTCCGCCGCGTGTAGAGTACTCGCTAAGCCGGAAAGGTGAATCCCTGCGGCAGATTATGACCCTAATGTCTGAGTGGAGCCGTGAGCATATTATAAATCAGGTTCCCGGGGAGCAGTAG
- a CDS encoding aldo/keto reductase yields the protein MQKRKLGNSGLEVSALGFGCMGLNFLDGKGLDKKDAITLLRNAIERGITFFDTAEAYGPYTNEELVGEGLEPYRKDVIIATKFGCKDARPTTGLDSRPETIRAVTEASLKRLKTDYIDLLYQHRVDPNVPIEDVAGTVKDLIQEGKVKYFGLSEASTTTIRRAHAIQPVSALQSEYSLFWREPENEIIPTLEELGIGFVPFSPLGKGFLTGTINSKLADVDRRNVIPRFSEENIKANLVLVDALSEIAKQKNVTTSQLAIAWILAQKPWIAPIPGTTKLHRLEENIDSTNIVLTADELAIINTTVNGITLVGERYPEVLEKQIDK from the coding sequence ATGCAAAAGAGAAAATTAGGAAACAGCGGATTAGAAGTTTCCGCATTGGGTTTTGGCTGTATGGGTTTAAACTTTTTGGACGGCAAAGGTCTTGATAAAAAAGATGCCATAACACTACTGCGCAACGCAATTGAAAGGGGGATCACATTTTTTGATACAGCAGAAGCTTACGGACCATACACCAATGAAGAACTTGTTGGCGAAGGATTAGAGCCTTATAGAAAAGACGTTATTATCGCAACAAAATTTGGCTGTAAAGATGCCAGACCAACAACAGGTTTAGACAGTAGGCCCGAAACGATCAGAGCAGTGACCGAAGCATCGTTAAAAAGGTTAAAAACCGATTACATTGATCTGCTTTATCAGCACAGAGTTGACCCCAATGTTCCAATAGAAGATGTTGCAGGTACAGTAAAAGACTTGATACAAGAGGGTAAGGTTAAATATTTCGGTTTATCGGAAGCAAGTACAACAACTATTCGCAGGGCACATGCAATTCAACCTGTATCAGCATTACAAAGCGAATACTCCTTGTTTTGGCGTGAACCTGAAAATGAGATCATACCAACATTAGAGGAGCTGGGAATTGGTTTTGTTCCGTTCAGCCCTTTGGGCAAAGGCTTCCTCACAGGTACAATAAATTCAAAATTAGCAGATGTAGACCGCAGAAATGTCATTCCTCGTTTCAGCGAAGAGAACATTAAAGCTAATCTGGTTCTAGTGGACGCACTTTCTGAGATCGCCAAACAAAAAAATGTTACGACTTCCCAGTTAGCGATAGCCTGGATCTTAGCGCAAAAGCCCTGGATCGCACCCATACCAGGCACTACGAAATTGCATCGTTTAGAGGAAAACATTGACAGCACAAATATTGTATTAACGGCCGATGAACTTGCAATTATCAACACAACAGTAAATGGAATTACACTTGTGGGGGAGCGCTATCCCGAAGTTTTAGAAAAACAAATAGACAAATAA
- a CDS encoding type II toxin-antitoxin system HipA family toxin — MKRPIPEVKVGLDFGSTTLPVGRLAARDGTIYFEYDRSFIQKNLEISPLRLPLKPGLIAFASTPFEGLAGVFNDSLPDGWGRLLFDRFLRSQGIFPADISPLDRLAYVGSNGMGALVYEPDHALPDTDELIDLDYLAQQAQMVLQGSSDEVIQELLTLNGSSAGARPKALIGLDKSRRKIVYGTKKLSDCFEHWLVKFPNSQDGLDSGAVEYVYALMAKDAGILMPEVHLFEGKSGAGYFAVKRFDREGEKCYHMHTVSGLLHSNFRTPSLDYEDLLTLTGSLTKDIREIEKMYRLAVFNVMAHNRDDHGKNFSFLMNEKGSWRLAPAYDLTFSSGPSGEQSTMVMGEGRNPGERELVKLGLEFKLPKGLITEIINQTRDSLRQWPSLAKDYNVRQSTIDFIGKKLSTSIR; from the coding sequence ATGAAAAGGCCAATTCCAGAAGTAAAAGTTGGTTTGGATTTTGGGTCTACAACCCTTCCTGTTGGGCGGTTGGCGGCTCGTGATGGTACGATTTATTTTGAATACGATCGTTCTTTTATTCAAAAGAACTTAGAGATTTCACCGCTGCGCTTACCTTTAAAGCCTGGTTTGATTGCATTTGCCTCAACACCCTTTGAGGGGCTAGCGGGGGTTTTCAATGATAGCTTGCCAGACGGATGGGGCCGCTTGTTATTTGATCGCTTTTTACGTTCTCAAGGCATTTTTCCTGCTGATATTTCGCCACTTGATCGCTTGGCTTATGTGGGATCGAACGGTATGGGAGCCTTAGTCTATGAACCCGACCATGCCCTACCTGATACTGATGAGCTGATTGATTTGGATTATCTAGCGCAACAAGCACAGATGGTCCTGCAGGGGAGCTCGGACGAGGTTATTCAAGAACTTCTAACCTTAAATGGATCATCTGCCGGAGCGCGGCCAAAAGCATTGATAGGGCTGGACAAGAGCCGTCGGAAAATAGTATATGGGACCAAGAAACTTTCAGACTGTTTTGAGCATTGGTTGGTGAAATTTCCAAATTCACAGGATGGATTGGATTCTGGTGCTGTTGAATATGTTTATGCACTCATGGCAAAGGATGCAGGCATTTTAATGCCTGAGGTTCATTTGTTTGAAGGAAAGAGTGGTGCGGGGTATTTTGCTGTCAAACGGTTTGATAGGGAAGGTGAAAAATGTTACCACATGCATACTGTGAGTGGACTGTTACATAGTAACTTCCGAACGCCATCACTGGATTATGAGGACCTTCTAACCTTGACTGGAAGTCTAACCAAGGATATTCGTGAGATTGAGAAGATGTATAGGCTGGCCGTTTTCAATGTCATGGCCCATAACCGGGATGATCATGGAAAGAATTTTAGCTTTCTTATGAATGAAAAAGGGAGTTGGAGGCTAGCACCGGCTTATGATTTGACTTTTTCAAGTGGCCCTTCGGGCGAACAAAGTACCATGGTGATGGGCGAGGGGAGAAACCCTGGTGAAAGAGAGCTTGTTAAACTCGGTTTAGAATTCAAATTGCCTAAAGGTCTTATTACGGAGATTATAAATCAAACTCGGGACTCGTTACGGCAATGGCCTTCCTTAGCGAAGGATTATAATGTTCGTCAGTCAACAATAGATTTTATTGGCAAAAAACTGTCTACGAGCATAAGATAA
- a CDS encoding TetR/AcrR family transcriptional regulator — protein sequence MGIPERKFRERAAMKKLILDAAHELYSEKGLNFTTIRKIAEKIDYSPTTIYLYYPSKDLILYDMQKLAFESLLSTIRLADVDKDAFSRLNDLGKTYIDFGIQNPEKYDLMFLLQSPMNVTELNRPWGNFQKTFEILQRTIKECMAEKSVIYTDPLDGSLQFWCFLHGITSLYIKDRLVNFCGYDQPILDPIYQAWNEYLGRIHVAPGVNN from the coding sequence ATGGGAATACCAGAGAGAAAATTCAGAGAACGCGCAGCAATGAAAAAACTGATCCTTGATGCTGCTCATGAGTTGTATTCAGAGAAAGGTCTGAACTTTACAACCATCCGAAAAATTGCAGAAAAAATAGATTATAGTCCAACAACGATCTACCTCTATTATCCAAGCAAGGATCTTATACTTTACGATATGCAAAAGCTAGCTTTTGAAAGCCTGCTTAGCACAATACGGCTTGCTGACGTAGATAAAGATGCATTCAGCAGATTAAATGATCTCGGCAAAACTTATATTGATTTTGGTATACAAAATCCAGAAAAGTATGATCTGATGTTCCTGTTGCAGTCGCCAATGAATGTTACTGAGTTAAACAGACCCTGGGGGAATTTTCAGAAGACCTTTGAAATTTTGCAGCGTACAATAAAGGAATGTATGGCCGAGAAATCTGTTATCTACACCGATCCTCTCGATGGATCGCTGCAATTCTGGTGTTTTCTACACGGTATTACTTCTTTGTATATAAAGGACCGGCTTGTTAATTTTTGTGGCTATGACCAACCCATATTAGATCCTATTTATCAGGCCTGGAACGAATACCTAGGAAGAATCCATGTAGCTCCGGGTGTCAATAATTAA
- a CDS encoding 3-hydroxyacyl-CoA dehydrogenase, with amino-acid sequence MKINNVTVFGSGVLGAQIAFQTAYHGYDVTLFDINEELLKNAKLKFEQFKALCQQDINANLADLDAAVSRISFTTDLAESVKDADLTIEAIPESIQIKKDFYTRLSGLAPAKTIFCTNSSTFLPSQFAAETGRPQRFLALHFATNLLKNNLAEIMGHGGTDPEIFDQIVQFAKSIGMVAIPIYKEQPGYITNTLLIPLLIAGFDLYRNGVADVASIDKTWMKSLGVDLGPMAMLDFVGMNTAYNVVTSLAESTGDQVWKQRQQFMKENFIDKNKLGIATGEGFYSYPNPAYQDADFLK; translated from the coding sequence ATGAAAATTAATAACGTCACCGTATTTGGATCTGGTGTACTGGGTGCACAGATCGCCTTTCAAACTGCCTATCACGGCTATGATGTCACACTATTTGATATAAACGAAGAGCTACTTAAAAATGCGAAACTGAAATTTGAGCAGTTCAAAGCACTTTGCCAGCAAGATATCAATGCGAACCTCGCCGATCTGGATGCTGCTGTATCAAGAATAAGTTTTACGACCGATCTGGCAGAGTCAGTAAAAGATGCGGATCTGACCATTGAAGCAATTCCCGAAAGTATCCAGATCAAAAAGGATTTTTACACCAGGCTGAGTGGGCTTGCTCCGGCAAAAACCATTTTCTGCACTAATTCTTCCACATTTTTGCCAAGCCAGTTTGCGGCTGAAACAGGCAGGCCGCAGCGGTTTCTGGCATTGCACTTTGCTACTAACCTGTTGAAGAATAATCTGGCTGAAATCATGGGGCACGGCGGCACAGATCCTGAAATTTTCGATCAGATTGTTCAATTCGCTAAATCGATTGGAATGGTAGCTATCCCAATTTACAAAGAGCAGCCCGGATACATCACCAACACACTCTTGATACCATTACTGATTGCAGGTTTCGATCTGTACCGCAATGGAGTTGCCGATGTCGCATCCATTGACAAGACCTGGATGAAAAGCCTTGGGGTTGATCTGGGACCCATGGCTATGCTGGATTTCGTGGGAATGAATACGGCCTACAATGTGGTCACATCCTTGGCTGAGTCAACCGGGGACCAGGTTTGGAAACAAAGACAGCAGTTTATGAAAGAGAATTTCATAGATAAAAATAAGCTGGGTATCGCTACGGGGGAAGGTTTTTACTCCTATCCAAACCCGGCATATCAGGATGCTGATTTTTTGAAATAG
- a CDS encoding TetR/AcrR family transcriptional regulator, producing MIVKQQSIKNNIVAKSLNLFTAYGIKAVRTEDIALQSGISKRTLYAYYKSKEHLVQDVILFQIDLVKSQSDRIRIEHPSTIEEFVALWNCVSGVIHVSNPNFSRDLSRQYPQAWIVLTDFESEFRTDFLVGNLRKGIAQKVYRQDIDVEIISLLWLKVMGLNFKETKSWSEIRTHFLRGLLTEKGRRDYQSSAL from the coding sequence ATGATTGTGAAACAGCAGAGTATAAAAAATAATATTGTAGCAAAATCTTTAAATCTGTTCACCGCTTACGGAATTAAGGCTGTACGCACTGAAGATATTGCACTCCAAAGCGGAATTTCCAAACGAACCTTATACGCTTATTACAAAAGTAAAGAGCATTTAGTACAGGATGTAATCTTGTTTCAAATAGATCTTGTAAAATCTCAGTCTGACAGGATCCGGATAGAGCACCCTAGTACCATTGAAGAGTTTGTCGCACTTTGGAACTGTGTATCTGGCGTGATTCATGTGAGTAATCCTAATTTTTCAAGGGATCTCAGCAGACAGTATCCTCAGGCCTGGATAGTATTGACGGACTTCGAATCTGAATTCAGGACGGATTTTTTGGTAGGCAACCTAAGGAAGGGTATTGCCCAGAAGGTGTACCGGCAGGATATAGACGTGGAAATAATTTCACTCTTATGGCTTAAGGTTATGGGGTTGAACTTTAAAGAAACTAAATCCTGGTCCGAAATCAGGACTCATTTTTTAAGAGGGCTGCTAACGGAAAAGGGGCGTAGAGATTATCAATCATCAGCATTGTAA
- a CDS encoding helix-turn-helix domain-containing protein: MVSLISPSRAQRKLAENLRSRRLNAGLTQQGLSERSGVALPTLRKFEQQGAISLESFLKILLVVGGLEKVIEATKLVKPTYASIDEVLKGNEGSTPKRGRHK, from the coding sequence ATGGTATCACTTATATCGCCATCAAGGGCTCAGCGGAAACTTGCAGAAAATCTCCGATCGCGGCGCTTGAATGCTGGCTTAACCCAGCAGGGATTATCAGAGCGTTCTGGCGTTGCCCTGCCGACGTTACGGAAATTTGAGCAGCAAGGGGCCATCTCACTGGAATCCTTTTTGAAAATCCTTTTAGTCGTTGGTGGATTAGAAAAGGTCATTGAAGCAACCAAACTGGTGAAGCCAACTTATGCTTCGATTGATGAGGTGTTAAAAGGAAATGAAGGTTCAACACCTAAACGGGGACGTCACAAATGA
- a CDS encoding methyltransferase domain-containing protein: MSAEGGGRNAVIAAKQGWNVTAFDTSQVAKEKALLLLDNKKVSIDYGVGVLEDIVRRDERCDCIALI; encoded by the coding sequence TTGTCTGCGGAAGGTGGAGGTAGAAATGCTGTAATTGCAGCGAAGCAAGGTTGGAATGTAACCGCGTTTGATACCAGTCAGGTTGCCAAAGAGAAAGCACTGCTGTTGCTTGACAATAAAAAAGTATCAATAGACTATGGAGTAGGAGTTCTCGAAGATATTGTCCGCAGAGATGAAAGATGCGACTGTATTGCTTTGATATAA